ACTTGATAATTTCCTGACCAATCAGAAATTCTTAAAAAACAAAACAACTAAAGCTTTGATCTCTCATCTAAGATCATAAACTGGGAAAAATATAAGTCTGATTTATTCGTGCCATGCATACAATCATGACTTAAACACAAAGATCATGAAAAGAGAAGGGTTACATAGTAGCCAAAGAAAATTGATTTTAAAGGATCACCGACAGATTCTCATTTTTCTCTCTAATTTCACAGCTTTTAACACCAAAAAATAATCcgataaaaagtaaaaaaagagagaaatcccATGTGCCGATAATACACAAACTCGCCGGAAAATTCATTTCCGGGGAAACACCTCCCCAGAAGTATCCAAAAATAATCTAAACCCCGGTTGCGGTGGTGGTAGCGGTAGAAATGAAGAATATTACATCGAAACTAGatcattccaaaaaaaaaaaaaaaccctcctCTTCAAACAAACAACTTGAGTAATTTTTTATCAGTTCCTCTGCTGCCTTGCCCTTGTTGATCTGCAAAAACACTTTCGAAGCACGTCGTCGTCACAGATTCCTCCGAGTTCATAGACGGAGTCCCTGGTCGTCGATTATCGGTAGCTCGCTTGCCTGTAAAGCTCGGGGTCAAGCCAAGATCTAGATCAGAGGGCTGTAGTTTCTTGAATTCTTCTTCGACTCTTTTACGCTTGGGTGAAACCCTGGATCTCGAATTTGAGAATCGACAGTTGGAGTTGAGATTCGTGGATGTCTCTCGCAATTTCCACATGTCCGTGCACGTGGCTTCGGACGTTTCGTCGGATGCTGGCGTCGGAGACATGAGTTCAGGCATGGAACGTAGAGATCCTCCTCGCAGGACGGTTTCCACCGCCGCTTGGCAAACGTGCCAGTTTCCGGTCCACAAAAGCCCCACGGCTCCGTTCACAGGGTTCACTGTTCTCCCACAAGCTTCGAACAACAGCGACTGGAATAAAGCTGATCCAAAGATTAAGAAGCAATTGGAGTCAGAATTTGGTATGAGAAACAATAACAGAAGaacaaaaagagagaaaagatagAGGGCATGGGCATACCAGGGCGTTGAGATTCAGGAACGGCGGAAATAAAGGACATGAGACCAGCACGGCCGAAAAACTTGGCAACGAAAACAGTGGCGTGGCCTTGAGCTTCAGGGCTCTCAATCCATTGCAAACAAGGACGTAATATACAAGACTCACTGCAGCCTTTCCGTAAGACTCGGCAGCCGTTGCAACTCATGATCGGACTCAAGATtcaagactcaactcaacaactATGTAGTACTACACTTTTCCTGGCTTAGCATGAAAACCAATGTACTCTCTGAAACTTGGTTGCGCAGGCAGGGTTGCTGGCTGGTGTTAACAACGGAGAAATGGAAGAGAGAGAGAATAAGGGTGAGAAATGAGAGAGGAAGGAGGGTTTTAAAGAGGCGGGGAGGGGGGAAGGGAGAGTAAACCCAGGGGTTGAGTTGAGTTAGGGGGTTGGGTTAGCGGGGAGTAGTGGGTTTAGTGTGGGAACAGTGCCTTGGGATGAGGGGAAGTGAAGAGGTTATAGATTCCAAAGTCCTGGGCATGAGCGGCCCCGTGTTTCCGCGAATGCTTGTCGCTCCACCGTTGGAAAATTTCTTTTCCCTTTTACATAAGATTCCCCTACTTCCCAGTTTTAAGTtttcttatatttatttttaaaaaataattaactggtcaaatttattacaattattaacTTTATATTTCAGtccaaattattaatatttataaaaattttaaagttaattactataattttcattttaaattgatttttaaacttTAAAGTTAAAAATGGTTTTGTACtcttctatatattttatataattaatgatTTACTGTAATTCTCATTTTAAATTGGTTCTTAAACTTTAAAGTTAAAAATGATTTTGTACTCTTCtatatattttgtataattaatgatttaattatttaacttCTGAATTTTTGATATAATAATACTTTTCATGCATATACATTTTCAAATCGATCGATATGTTTATCATATCGATCTAAAAAAgtgtatatattaatatttattgaacAAATTAAAGTTTTTTAAACGGACTTTATTTTTTTATCCAAGCCTATTTTTCGAACCTAATTTTTTCCCACCCTCCCACATTTCGAGTGGACCTTCAAGCCGGGCCAGGTAGCCCGACCCATGAATAAGTCTAAAGTGAATCCCTCTCCATGaattacaatatatatatttatcattaccTCAAgttaatttgttttttatttgaatACAGTGAAAAAAATTAGTTACTAAAATAGATATTTTTAAGGTTGTTTTTTAGAATAGTAGTTTAATATTCACGAGCGTCAGGTTTCTTTAAGAGTAAAGCAGTTGATTTTATTTCCAAGCCCAAGATTCTCGGAAAGTACAAAAAGTGCATCTAGTGTATATTCAAAGATCTTGACACCCACAAGTGTCGAGTTGATTGCAAAATAAAGACCAGGGTATTTTCATTTAGTGATGACTATTAGCTTTTTAATTGTATTTAATAAAAGAAGACCTTAACACTCATGAATGTCgagttatatataatttatttgcaTTTAATTTTTGACTTTTAAGGATTTTAACCCTAAAAAGTAGTGTTCAAGTCtactttaattaaaattttatcagttTGGAAAACATAACTCTAATAAATGTATTCACAAGAACATAATGGGTGTTGAGTTCTTCTATATTTTAAATTTCATCATTTGGGGTTAACCTAATCTTAGTAAATTCATTCAATGGACATCGAAACACATAGATGTCGAGTTctatataatttttttaccatGCCTATAAATAGCCTTTCCCTTCATTGATTTTTTCACACAACCAAAACTTTTTTTACATCATTGTTGAGTTTCACAAAATTTTTTGACGGAACAAGTTGGTGACTGCAAACTCACTATTGTCTTCAATCGAACATTAATTCAAATTGAGCAATTTGTGAGCATATTCAAGAAATTCTTGCCCATGTGTGTTAAGTTTGAGTGTCCAATAATAGCTTGGCTACTCATATGTAGATAGATAACAGCTCAGTAGATAAAAACTATCGGGTTCACCTTGCAGCTCAGATTATTAGCACATTCGGATTCATATTAACCTTTTCTTGGGCTTGGTACTCAAATTCAGTAAATTCACCAATATTATCATCATGACATTCTGGTTTTGGGAACACCTCAAATGAAGAAGGTCAGGTTTCTTCCTTGATTGCATTTGTAATGACCTGGTTTCCAGTGGTGTCGAAAATTATGATTTTTTGAGACCTTGTTTTCTATAACTCAAGTTAGTAAATATTAAATAGAGATATTTATGGAGTTACTATATAGATGAATTGAAATTCGATTAAAAAATTTAGATGAAATTGTGGTTAATTAAGGtccatggactaaattgtaaaatttcaatcgctatagatttttaattaggaaTGACTTAGGGACCTAGATAGTAATTATCCTATGGACTAAAATGGCTATTAAACCATTGTTTTCATATAGCCAGTGGATGGTAATGATAAACTGTTTAaggttaaattattaattaaaaatagtttaattaaagaataaattaagaTTAACTAAagattaatattagtatataaagaaaacaCTTACTGGGAAGTTGTCATCTTCCTCCCTTAAGCCATCGAAaccattagaaagaaaaaaagaagaagaaaactttAACCTAGTTTGAACATTCGACCACTATATTTAAGTAAGTCACTAGccatttttcttgaatttttatggaaactaaatcatgagagcttgatttagctagctcatatatcaatttttttaatttttgaagtttttataAGTTTCCATTGTTGAGAATTGGATTAATTAAgtgtgaaattgatagaaattaagtttagttaatgaaaagactaaattgtaaaacctaATTGTTAGTTTCGTaggaaccaaattgaataaaatgaaaaaatattatgaaattttaGTAAGAATAGAAATTAGGAGGTTCCTAATGAGTATATGtgaaattggattttaatttaaAGCTTTAGATCGAAAGTTATGCTTGTCCTAgctttaaggattaaattgaataaattgtaaaatatgcttGATATtctatttgattgtgaattgaattaaaattgATGTGTTATATGTTTTGTGATTATACGTAGCCAACGTCGATGCAAAACCttcgaaaagaaaaagaaaaacgaaagttgttaaTGAGTGACTCGAAAatttggtttgtatttctatggtTCGGGATCAATTTAGTTATTGTATATTCATGAAATTTTACATTATATGGTATTGAGGTGAGTTGTCAgtgattatttaaattgaattgttatGGTTGAGATTGAATattgagataaggactaaattgaatagaatgaaaatttcatgaattaattGATATATGATAATTGGTGTGAATTTGTGTTGGAATATGCTATATAATATGATGAATTGATGATAAATCAAGAATGGTTGAAAGTGAattgatctatataataaaataaaaaatttggttACCCTATTAGCTGTTCGAGtagagtcagatatagttggcattaggggtgagcgttcgatcgaataGAGTGAAATTTTTTTTAGTTAGTCTAGTTGAAAAGTCTTATTTTATCTTCctaactcaatttaaaatttttttcaaatcaagtcgagtgaaatgaaatttgagTCGAGTAGAGTAGAGTCGAATCAAACTGAGTGAAATTGTTTGAgttaaactaaaaaaaattaaacatgttaaattaaaatcttgttacatTATGATTAATTCCATGTTAGAGCACATAATtttgaaatcatatatatttgagaactttttcaaagtaaaataataaaaataagatactttagtatagtaaaataataaaaaataagataCTTTAGTATAATAAACTTGAaccattaattaacttatttaggtcccaaaagtattattttagaaaattttaaaattttaactttcttcATATATATTTAGaacttttgaaaattattttgaatttttgaaaatcaatttgaattgtttttataatttttgttaagAGAGACCAACTCGCTTATTTCCAAAATTGGCAGGGACTAAGAGACTTTTTACAATAAtctgttattcgaattattcaaatTAATTGAATTACAAAATTTAACTTGACTCAAACTCGAAACTTGAATTACTTATCCGAGTTTACTCAAATAACTTGATTGGATGaactcaaaatttaattttttttaatcgaATTGAGTTTTTCTCACCCTAATTGGCATGTCATAGGGTCAAGATATTGATTAGAAACCATCATTTCTCAGGAACCCCAGGTGGTAGATTGtacatataaattcatcattgctgtaacaccccatacatGACCCGATTGCCAATttgttattcaaattattcgagtCATTTGAATTACAAATTTTAACTCGACTcgaattcaaaattcaaattacTTATCCGAGTGTACTCAAATAGCCCTATTGGATGAactcaaaatttgatttttttccaattttttcgAATCAAATTTAGTTTTTCTCACCCctagttggcatgccatatggTCAAGATATTTATTAGAAACCATCATTTTTGAGCAACCCCGGGTAATAGATTGTACATATAAAGTCAttattgttgtaacaccccatacacGACCCGATTGTCTGGTTTGAGTTATAAGGTGTCACATACATTGTCAAAGCAACTATGATCAATTTACATTCgaattaaattattaaacaaTTAATTATAAGCAAAACAAATGCATAAAAATGATTTGTATTCATTTTCGGGTCTTATACAAGCTTGTGAAAGCTCTATAACTAACTCGAAGTTGAATTATGATCAATTCATAATGTTTTCAAAATTCCAGGTGGACGTCGCAACGATGGGGTTCCTCGTCACAATGCAATATACTGACTTGGCTTCTCATTGCAACGACCATGCTCGATATCATGTTTTGACATACTATCCAGATCTCATCGCAAAGAAAAATGCCTGGCGTCATGACATGACATATTGATTCTCAAGATACCAATTAGCTCCAACAGGCTACActtaacaaaataattattttcaaataCAATTCACCAAATCAACCAAAAGATACCATTTACAAAGATTTAATCCTAGAAGATTTCATCACTTATGTCTTTAAACTAGCTAAACACATACAATAGTTAAACATGTAGCACCCCTTGCCCGATCCAATCATCGGCCTGAACTACAGGAGGTTACCACGCAAAACTCGCATATATAGCATTTACGTACATTAAACATTGCATGGCGAACCATGTCGTGAACTAAAAGGTCATGGATTGTTCTAACAGATATAATGGCTATGCAAAGTATTTCAGATGGTAAAACTGTGGATTATTCTGCGAACACAACTTTTGCAAGAAGTATGGCGAATATCTAATGACCTATTGTCAAATGTAAtagtcattttgatatatttCTGCACTTAATGAACATGTTTTCTAGCcattttagtatttattattgCATCTTCTGTAATTCGTAGTTAGGTAGTAAAACTTAATGAAATAAgtgtttttaacatatttttgagTGTTAGTGACTTATTAGGTCGACATGGGCCTTAAATAGTTTTAATCTATGAATTTAAGTGTGCCAGAGGTTCAATTTCAGGTCTAATGGACGTAGGAACTTGAGACAATTATGGCACAAACTTCTCGGGCTGCTAAAAGATGAAACGGACCCAAGAGCCTATAGAAAGCATGTCGTGTCAGGCCATGCAATGTCTATGGTGTGACATAGGCTTGACGTGGAGCCCAAGTCTTTCAGGGTTAATTTCTATTGCACAATCAAATTTGTATGAAGACTTAGGACATGTTGAAGAACTAATTCGGGTTGCTAACATTTCTATAAATAAGACCTTATAGGTTTGATGTAATTAGGTCGTCTTCGACACATCCAAAAACCCTCTTAGTTTAGGAGTAAGATTTGTTCTTAGATGCATCCAAAGACCTTAGGGGTTTGATGTAACTAGGATTTGATGTAACTAGGTCgtcttttattttcttaaaacgCTTTGTTCTTTTCTCTTGAAATTGATTTCGATCTAAGATTTCTTTTATTCAATCGAagttattcaatttattttcctTTGCAAGTTATAAGATTCGTTTTCCCAATTGAAAGATTCACTATTTCCCTCTTAATCGATACAAATCAGGATTATTCTATATCTCTTTTCTTGTTCGTTTTGTTCCTGTTATTTACATGTTTATATCAATTGAGTTTGAGATTATAAATACTATGAGTAGTTAATTCCTTTAGGGGAGATTAACGAGTTGATGGGGGAGTGATTAATGGAGGATTAAAGGTTTCTTACAAATTAGTTGGTATAAATTACGCATTCTTAAATCCTAGGCTTCATAACCTAAGAAGTAATCAAATGTTAAATGAGGTCGGGAGATAAGTTTGTCGAGTAAATTGTAATTTATCCTGGTTGAGAAAGTAAGATTGGGAGATAAACAAGTATCAATCAATTAATTAATCAGTTAAAGGCCGAGAGGTAATAATTGGTTAGTTAATTCACTCTAAAACTCGAATTTAAAGTTAATTACAACCCCTAAAACAAGTTAATCTTTCTGATTGGTTTAATTGGTTTAgttgtttgtttattttattgtttatttattttagttatttattttatgatatttatCTCTTTTATGATTtatcgtaatatagaatttattattattattatttagacttattattgtaaaGATGTTTTCAATAGATTTAATTCATCCTccattgggtacgatcctcgaaatACTTTCCTATGTTCTGTGTAACAtaatactatattacaatttgactcgtATACTTGCAGACATCGCtactttattatatatttttggtgTAGTATTTTTTAGTTAAACATTCGCACGTTTGGTGGCGATCATATAATTTGGAATATCACGTGCtaatacccaaaaaaaaaaaaaagactattcGGTGGATACCCTATACTACGAAAGAT
This is a stretch of genomic DNA from Gossypium arboreum isolate Shixiya-1 chromosome 11, ASM2569848v2, whole genome shotgun sequence. It encodes these proteins:
- the LOC108467719 gene encoding LOB domain-containing protein 38-like, encoding MSCNGCRVLRKGCSESCILRPCLQWIESPEAQGHATVFVAKFFGRAGLMSFISAVPESQRPALFQSLLFEACGRTVNPVNGAVGLLWTGNWHVCQAAVETVLRGGSLRSMPELMSPTPASDETSEATCTDMWKLRETSTNLNSNCRFSNSRSRVSPKRKRVEEEFKKLQPSDLDLGLTPSFTGKRATDNRRPGTPSMNSEESVTTTCFESVFADQQGQGSRGTDKKLLKLFV